Genomic segment of Eubacterium sp. 1001713B170207_170306_E7:
TTAAAACCTATAAAAGCTACGAGCAGGCCCATCTGCTGCCTTTTTTTGGCGATACGCCCCTCAAGGACATCCGCCGGAAAAAGATCCGAAAGTTTAAAAAACATCTGGGCAAAAAGCTGGCGCCCAAAACCGTGAAGGATATCTTGTCCTATCTCAGGACCCTTTTGAAGGCGGCCGAGAAGAAGGGCTATCTTAAAAGCCCAGAAATGCCAAAGGTGCGGGTGCAGGCAAGAGAAAAGGAGATCCTGGACCGCCGCGACCATCAGGCCTTGAGTGAGAGAGTCCGGCAGAGCCAGAATCCCCAGGATATGGCTGTGTATATCAGCCTCTCTCTGGGCCTGCGCATCGGCGAGGTGCTGGGGCTGAGAATAAAGGACGTCGATCTGGAGGGCGGCGTGCTGCGCGTGCGCAAAAACCGGCAGCGTGTGTACGATCCCCAAACCGGCCGCTATCCTGTTGTCAGCCTGAGCCCCAAAACCAGGAGCAGTATCCGGGATATCCCCATTGCTGCCAGCGTGAAGGCCGTCCTAAGCCGCTTTTTAGAGAGCAGGGACCATACCCCCAAAAAGCTCCTGATCACAGGAAAAAATGGTCGTCCCTGCGATACCCGCTCTGTCCAGTACCACTTTGCAGGCCTTAAAAAAGAGCTGGGGCTCAGCCCAAAGCTTACCTTCCACAGCCTGCGCCACAGCTTTGCCACCCGGGCGCTGGAGGCCGGCGCAGAGATGAACACCCTGTCCGCCTTTCTGGGCCACGCCAGCGTCAGCTTTACCCTCAGCCGTTACGGCCACTGTGTGACAGCCCAGAAGCGGGAGCAGATGGAAAAAATAGCCGCGTGCTTTTAAAAAATAAAAAAATAACGTTAAGTTAGGAACTTAACGCCAAAGTTATAAGTACATGTATTATTAGAATATCATAACAGTGAGAAATTAGCAAGGGTTACGAAAAAAAATTAAAGAGAAGCAAAGCATGTTAACTTAATAACAGACTTCAGAAATAAACACAAGCATTTTTTATATTTTGGCGTTAAGTTCCTAACTTAACAACAACCTGAATGAGACAGGTATCAAAAATAAAAAATGCGTTTAAAGGAGTCTACCATGAACCCAACCGTGAAAGCTGCCCTGACCAAAACCCTGATTCTTGTTTTCCTCGCCCTGGCGGCGTTTTTTGTGCTGCCCGGCGGCGCCCGGGCAGCGGACACCGGGGCTTTTACGGTGACAGGTACAGGGAGCTACAGCTATGAAAACAAAACCCTGACCGTCAACAACGGCGCGGATATTGTGATCGCAAACACGAATCCAAGCGTTGCGGCCACCGACAAGATCGTGGTGGCAGGCAATGCCACCATCACGCTGGACGGGCTGAACATTGACGTGCACAACATTGACGTGCACAACGAAGGCCGTGACTGTGCCTTCGCTGTCACCCAGGGCGCTGCCCTCAATTTAATATTGAAGGAAGAGAGCCAGAATACGCTTGTAAGCGGGTTGTATTGCGCGGGTCTCAACGTCCCCGAGGGCGCGGAGCTGACGATCAGCGGCAGCGGCCAGTTGGCAGCGAAAATGCCTTATTCATCAAAAATTTCCAGAGGGGCAGGGATTGGTGGTAATGATGAACAAAATGCCGGTAAAATCACCATTGCCGGCGGCATTGTGGAGGCTTACGCCACTACGGTGAATGGTGCCGAAGGCGCTGCCATCGGCGGAGGCCGGGAAGGAAACGGTGGTCAGATTACCATTACCGGTGGGACCGTAAAGGTTCAGAGCCGCGATGGCGCCGGCATCGGCAATGGTCATTATTATAAAAATAAAGAAGTTAGCGACATCAATATCAGCGGCGGCCACATAGAGGCCGAATCCCAAAGCGGCGCGGGTATCGGCAGTGGAAGTAATGGCACTGGCGCTGGTGCCAGGATTACAATCAGCGGTGACTGTTGTATTACCAGTGAATCTAAAGGCAGCTCGAGCGGCGCGGGCATCGGCGGCGGAGCATATAATAGCAGCGGTGAGATCGCCATCACCGGCGGCACCGTGAAGGCGAAAGGCGAAAGCGGTGCCGGTATCGGCGGCGGCGTGAAGGCCATGGGTGATAAGATCACCATCACCGGCGGCAAAGTGGACGCTGAAAGTAAAAATGGCGCAGGCATCGGTGGCGGCGGTCACGGCATGTACAGCCATAGCGGTGAGATCACCATAAAAGGCGGCACCGTGAATGCCAAAAGCGAAGAAGGTGCCGGTATCGGCGGCGGTTACGGTAAAGGGGGCGATGGCAGCGGCGACAAGATCACCATTGACGGCGGTACCGTGAAGGCTGAAAGCAAAACAGGCGCCGGCATCGGCGGCGGTGACGGAAGCGATGGCAATGGCAGCGATGGTGCGACCACCATTAATGGCGGTACAGTTGTTGCAAAAAGCGAATACGGCGCGGGTATCGGCGGCGGTAAAAAGGATGTGACAATTGAGAAGGATGTGACAACTGGGGAGGAAAAAGAGGTTATTCATGGTAATGGTGGTGTGGTCATCATTGACGGCGGCAGCGTTAACGCGGCTTCGACAAGCGGTGAAGCCATCGGCCACGGGCAGGAGACCTCTGCGGATACAGACCCTCTTACATCCGGCACACTTAAAAATGGCGCCGGGCAGGATGTTTACCGTGTTACCGTCACCGGCGCTTGGAACAGCACGTCCGTCTATCCGGCCGGTGCCCCGGCGGGCTACGGCCTGAACGACGTCCAGACCGACAGCGAGGGCAAGCTCTACTTCTACCTGCCGGTCAACGATCCCAGTAATTTTGAGGACTACACCACCGTCAGTCTGAAGAAAGACAGCATGGACGGCAGTGTAGCCACCGGCGATCTCTGGGTAGCGGCAGACCACGGCAATACCCTGCAGATCGGCGATGACGACACTGGGCTGGCCTTTGACACCAGCCCCCTGACCTACAATAAAAATCCCCAGGCTCCGATTCTGAAAAGAGGAAATTCTCCCCTTACGCCAGGGGTGGTCTATTATAAAGATGCCAGCGGCCTCTGGAGCGACACCAACACCAACATTGACGCCGCCACCAGTTACGGGGTCATTGCACAGACCAATGCCGAAGGCACCTACGGCCAGCAGATTGTCAAAGCTGACTACACTGTGAACAAGGCCCAGGGCATAGCCAGCGTCACCCTGGACGGCTGGACCTATGGCCAGACACCAGCAGACCCTGTGGCAGAAAGCGCCACCAATAGCGGCGTGACACCCGTTTTTGAATATAAAGACAAGGACGCGGCCGACACCACCTACACCAGTGACAAGCCCACCCTGCCCGGTGCTTATACCGTGCGCGCCACCTTTGGCGAAACCACCAATTACAATACCGTCACCGCCACCGCCGACTTCACCATCCGCGAGGGCAGCTACACCGGTCT
This window contains:
- a CDS encoding site-specific integrase, whose product is MQSSITMEAWLNQRKAKVKGSSLKTYKSYEQAHLLPFFGDTPLKDIRRKKIRKFKKHLGKKLAPKTVKDILSYLRTLLKAAEKKGYLKSPEMPKVRVQAREKEILDRRDHQALSERVRQSQNPQDMAVYISLSLGLRIGEVLGLRIKDVDLEGGVLRVRKNRQRVYDPQTGRYPVVSLSPKTRSSIRDIPIAASVKAVLSRFLESRDHTPKKLLITGKNGRPCDTRSVQYHFAGLKKELGLSPKLTFHSLRHSFATRALEAGAEMNTLSAFLGHASVSFTLSRYGHCVTAQKREQMEKIAACF